The Candidatus Atribacteria bacterium ADurb.Bin276 DNA segment TGACCTCCCTTATGAATTTTGAAAAGCTGTATTTTCTTCACCCGGGGGATCAAGCAAAAAAATAAATCGCCTTTTGTCTCTCGCAAAAGCCGAAATATCCCTGATTCCTCGGGTTGGTATCCTGACTTGAAGGCGCATCCTACTCGGTTCTCCTTCCCAGCTTTATTCGCCAGTGGTTTTTTGAACCTTTCGTTCCTTCTTACAGTGGCGGGACCGCACCGGATTTTCACCGGTTTCCCAGTCTCCCGTGGAAGAATGCTATTCAATTGTCTACTGGTATGAATCTTAGTTTAAATAATTTAATTTTGCAAGGAAAAATGATCTATTATTGAAAAAATTTTATTGTTTGGTTTTCTTTAAAATGATACTTGAGAAATATCCATAGTGTTCGTATGCGGTTTTATGATTTAAATCCTGAATCATTTCTTGATCGGTTCCTATTTCGCAACAGATCTTTCGAACTGAAAACTCTCTGGTTAGCAATTCTAATTCAGCTAAATTTGAAATTTGATTGATTTTATAAATAATCACAGTATCGCTTAAATCTAAAAACAAAGCTATCATTTCATGGTTTGCCTCACCGGTAATAACTGATAAGGCTTGGTTTTTTCCCACTGCCGGAATCTGAAGGTGAGATAGAGCTAATTGATAAGCACTTAAACCAGGAATAATATCAATTTTAATTTCAGGATATTGTTCTTGCAAA contains these protein-coding regions:
- the cbiL gene encoding Cobalt-precorrin-2 C(20)-methyltransferase: MKLSVVGLGPGDPELVTVKAKKVIESSRLIFVPSMKSDLSSRAYHTALPYISKSTSIVPLYFPYFSNPRFSEIIQSNVDSMMTKLKLYDQAAFLIIGDHFLYSSYFQLHQFLQEQYPEIKIDIIPGLSAYQLALSHLQIPAVGKNQALSVITGEANHEMIALFLDLSDTVIIYKINQISNLAELELLTREFSVRKICCEIGTDQEMIQDLNHKTAYEHYGYFSSIILKKTKQ